In Miscanthus floridulus cultivar M001 chromosome 8, ASM1932011v1, whole genome shotgun sequence, the sequence gtatcgatctacaagaataaatgggatattcaaagttgtactaattaccggggaattaagttgatgagccatactatgaagctatgggagagagttatcgagcatcgcttgagagcaataatgcgggtctctatgaaccaatttggtttcatgcccggaaagTCAACCATGAaagctattttcttaataagacaagttatggagcagtatagggagaagaaggacctacacatggtttttattgacttggagaaggcttatgataaaataccaaggaatattatgtggtgggctttggacaaacataaagtcccaacgaagtacgtcgggctcattaaggacatgtacaacaatgttgtgattaGCGTTCGAACAAGTGATCGACACAAGGATgatttcccgattaggatagaactacatcaagggtcagctttgagcccttatctatttgccttagtgatggatgaggtcacaggGGACAtataaggggatatcccttggtgtatgcttttcgcggacgatgtagtgctagttgatgaaggccggacaggagtgaatcagaaactggagttatggcgggagactttggagtccaaaagttttagactcagtagaactaaaactgagtatatgagatgtgacttcagcactactactcgagaggaggaagatattagtttggaaggtcaagtagtccctagaaaggatacctttcgatatttaggatcaatgctagaatcaaagcagggtggatgaagtggtgccaagcatctggtgtcctatgtgacaaaagggtaccacagaaactaaaaggcaagttttataggacggcgattagacctgctatgttgtatggtgcagaatgttggcctacgaaaagacgacatgttcaacagataagtgtcgcgaaaatgcgtatgttgcgttggatttgcggtcatacaagaagggatcgagttcggaacgatgatatacgtgatagattaggggtagcaccaattgaagaaaagcttgtccaacaccggttgagatggtttagacatgtccaacggagacctccagaggcaccggtgcgtagtggaatcctaagccaggatagtaacgtgaagagagacagaggaagaccgaagttgacttgggtagaggcagtaaaaggagacttgaaaggatggaatatacccaaagacttagccttagataggagtgcttggaaaacagttattcacgtgcctgaaccttgattgcttctgctggttttcaactctagcctaccccaacttgtttgggacttaaaggctttgttgttattattgttgttgtaaaTGTTCATTCAATTTGTGGGCTGTGGCTAACGCTAGCTTCTTACATTTTGTCTGGTTTTGCCATGTGTTTTATAGGCGCTGCCGTCAAGAATGATGAGATCAAAACGATAAGAACAAAATTGATTCTCCGACACATTTGGGCTGCTTCAGTAATTCAAGCATTCTTATGTTATTACATATTTACATCTCCACCGAATGAATGACTCATAAACAAAGAGATCATGTTCAGTGGACTGTGGACATGACATGTCTAAACCCAAATATATAGCTACCAAATCTGAACGAAAAGTTGCTTGTCATGACTCATGAATAAATCCTACGAGAATTGGTGATGGACTCACTCAAGTAAGAAGTACCATATGATAtataaaagtatggcactaggTTATTAGCACTAGCTAAAAATACCTTGATAGGATTATCTGATCATATAGCACCCCTACAGCAAAGAACgcacaaaaggcaaccacaaatATGACCTTTTCGTATGCTTGTTCTTTGGAGAGACTGGAAGTTGGCTGAGGCAGTGCTTCTACTAAATTACAGTGTTGGGCAAGCATAGGGCCACATAGCTTTGGGTTCCCATCAAAGCTAGAATCTGGAAATGTTGTAAACTGGCCTCCAGTTGGGATTGGCCCTTCTAGGTCATTGTTGGAAACATTAAACACTGAAAGGAAATGTAGATTTTTCAGTGCAGGAGGAATTGTACCTACAAGATGGTTGCTAGACAAATCTAGCTCCTGGAGTCTCGTGAGGTTGCATGCTGATTGTGGGATTTCTCCATGTAACCTATTGGATCCCAAATTGAGCACTTGTAGTGCTTTGAGCTGACCAATGTCTGGAGGGATTGTGCCGGTGAGTTTATTGTTTCTAAGGTTTAGCTTAGTAGGGAAATCTCCAAGCATCCGGTACGCATTTGTTGCGCTTAGATATATGGGAACGTTGGAGATCCTTTGGTTCAAGTAGTCTGGAACCTTATCAGATTGTAGCACTGGCATCTCCATTAGTGCTGTTGGGATTTCCCCTACAAGGCTGTTGTTTGACATGTCTATATAGTAGAGGGAGTTTAGGGTTTTGATCCACACCGGTACTGTTCCAGTGAGTTGATTGTTGGATAAATCCAAGATTCTTAAGCTGGTTAGCTTTGATATCCAGAGCGGTATCTTCCCGGACAGTTGACAATTTTCTATGGTCAGCATCTGCAGATTCTCAAAtccatcaattgacacatggtctggCATGACTTCACCGATGAAGTTCACTCCCATAAACAAAACGGTGAGGTTGCGCAAGTTCTGGAGTATCTGAAGCGCACCTGTGACATTCACAAAACCATTGTAGGAAATGGACAGGAAGGAGAGGGACTTGAGGTTGCTTATTCTTGGTGACAGCTGACCACTGAATCCATTATCAGACAGACGCAGTGTTCTGAGGTTGCTGCATGAGTAGACACTCTCTGGAATTTCTCCTGTAAAATGGTTGAACAAAAGGTCTAGACTTTCTAGATTGGACAAGGTGGAGAAATCAACCTTCTGAAGCGTTCCACCGAATCTGTTGCTCCTGAGATTGATGGTCCTGAGATTCGTGCAGTTGCTTATAGCCGACGGCAGCTCCCCAGACATGTAGGTTCCTGTTCACACGGAGCTCCTCCAGTTTTGTGCAGTTGCTCATAGCCGACTGCAGGGTTCCCCCGAGGCGGTTGGCACTGACGTCGAGGACCGTTACGCTGCCGGAGGACATCAGCTCCGGCGGGAGGCTGCCGGTGAAGGAGTTCCCGGACAGGTTGAGGCGAAGCAGGCTGGTGAGGTCGCCGAGGGACGGCGAGATTGGCCCTGTAAGGCCTCTAGATCCCAGTGAGACCTCAGTGATGCTCCCGTTGGCGTTGCAGGTGATGCCTTCCCAGGTGCAGCAGTTCGTGCCGTTGTTCCGCCATGACGCGGCaaggctgccgctgccgccgccgtcgtgtGACAGCCCCGCAAGGAACCGGAGGAGGGAGGCTTTCTCCTGCACCATGCATGGAGTGGTGGGACACGCCGCCAAGGAGAGCAGCAGTGCAATAAGAGCTAGGGCAAAGAAAGGCATGGCGACCAGTTGGCTATGGTGGTGCTGGTGCATGAACAGTGTGCGCCATATATGTCCATATATATACAGACGAACATGTACTTCTCTGGTACTCCAGTGCGTACAATGTGTATGTGCATCTGGATATTCTTGACACACTTGCGTTTTGTACGTGAACGTGGGCTACttgacacacttgaagcatgcaCTTTGACCTTTTACGTTTGATCCTCTTACCATCGACGTTTGCTATCATCATGTGAATCCATGCTGTTTGATTTTATTT encodes:
- the LOC136468564 gene encoding receptor-like protein 2, whose product is MPFFALALIALLLSLAACPTTPCMVQEKASLLRFLAGLSHDGGGSGSLAASWRNNGTNCCTWEGITCNANGSITEVSLGSRGLTGPISPSLGDLTSLLRLNLSGNSFTGSLPPELMSSGSVTVLDVSANRLGGTLQSAMSNCTKLEELRVNRNLHVWGAAVGYKQLHESQDHQSQEQQIRWNASEGEIPESVYSCSNLRTLRLSDNGFSGQLSPRISNLKSLSFLSISYNGFVNVTGALQILQNLRNLTVLFMGVNFIGEVMPDHVSIDGFENLQMLTIENCQLSGKIPLWISKLTSLRILDLSNNQLTGTVPVWIKTLNSLYYIDMSNNSLVGEIPTALMEMPVLQSDKVPDYLNQRISNVPIYLSATNAYRMLGDFPTKLNLRNNKLTGTIPPDIGQLKALQVLNLGSNRLHGEIPQSACNLTRLQELDLSSNHLVGTIPPALKNLHFLSVFNVSNNDLEGPIPTGGQFTTFPDSSFDGNPKLCGPMLAQHCNLVEALPQPTSSLSKEQAYEKVIFVVAFCAFFAVGVLYDQIILSRYF